One stretch of Pradoshia sp. D12 DNA includes these proteins:
- the argR gene encoding arginine repressor, producing MNKEKRLAIIKQVIQNNEIKTQEQLVEELSKQGLHITQATISRDIRELSLVKYPSKTGGTKYGFIGDHKYNDTMKLRKKMQDALLNIERIEYFIILKVLPGHAHSFGAILDELEWEEKAATICGNDTCMIICRTIHQAEALEERLRTVANL from the coding sequence ATGAATAAGGAAAAAAGACTCGCTATTATTAAGCAGGTAATTCAGAATAATGAAATTAAAACTCAGGAACAGCTGGTCGAAGAATTATCTAAGCAAGGGTTGCATATTACACAAGCCACCATTTCTCGAGATATCCGGGAATTAAGCCTGGTAAAATATCCATCTAAGACCGGAGGGACGAAGTATGGATTTATCGGAGATCATAAGTACAATGACACAATGAAACTACGTAAAAAAATGCAAGACGCATTATTAAATATTGAAAGAATAGAATATTTTATTATCCTAAAAGTATTACCTGGCCATGCCCACTCATTTGGGGCAATTTTAGATGAACTTGAGTGGGAAGAGAAGGCGGCAACTATATGTGGGAATGATACCTGTATGATTATTTGCCGTACAATCCATCAAGCAGAGGCCCTGGAAGAAAGGTTAAGAACAGTTGCAAATTTATAA
- the arcD gene encoding arginine-ornithine antiporter, which yields MAEDKKIGLFALIAIVIGSMIGGGAFNLASDMAGAASPGAIILGWTITGIGMVALALSFQNLNDKRPDLDGGVYSYASAGFGKFMGFNSAWGYWLSAWLGNVAYATLLFSSIGYFIPMFEGGQNIAAIIGASVLLWAVHALVLRGVHSATLVNTITTIAKLVPIFLFIIIGIFAFNADIFLDDFWGTGAGFKFSDVMSQTKSTMLVTLWVFIGVEGAVVLSSRAKDKKDVGKATVIGLISTLIIYVLINIMSIGAMNRAEVAGLANPSMAYVFEEMVGPWGATFINLGLIVSVLGAWLGWTLLASEIPYLAGKDKLFPKWFAKVNKNGAPSNSLWITNGLIQVFLLTFLVSEQAYNFAFSLASSAILIPYAFTAFYQLKYSLQDTAADRVKNIIVGIVASVYGVWMVYAAGIGYLLLTMLLYAPGILIYRAVQKEANIKQVFTKTELAIAAAFVVFAGMAIVGLINGTISI from the coding sequence ATGGCAGAAGATAAAAAGATTGGCTTATTTGCCTTAATTGCCATTGTTATAGGTTCTATGATTGGAGGAGGAGCATTTAACCTTGCTTCAGATATGGCTGGTGCAGCTTCTCCCGGTGCAATTATTTTAGGATGGACAATTACTGGTATAGGGATGGTCGCGCTAGCGTTATCTTTCCAAAACTTGAATGATAAAAGACCGGATCTTGATGGTGGAGTTTACAGCTATGCTTCAGCTGGATTTGGTAAATTTATGGGATTCAACAGTGCTTGGGGTTACTGGCTGTCTGCATGGTTAGGTAACGTAGCATACGCTACACTTTTGTTCTCTTCCATTGGTTACTTTATCCCTATGTTTGAAGGTGGACAAAACATAGCTGCAATCATTGGTGCCAGCGTATTGCTATGGGCTGTGCATGCTTTAGTTTTACGAGGAGTTCACTCAGCAACACTTGTAAATACAATAACAACAATTGCAAAATTAGTTCCTATTTTCCTATTTATCATTATTGGTATTTTTGCTTTTAATGCGGATATTTTCTTAGACGACTTCTGGGGAACTGGTGCTGGCTTCAAATTTAGTGATGTTATGTCCCAAACAAAGAGCACTATGCTTGTAACACTTTGGGTGTTCATTGGGGTTGAAGGAGCGGTTGTTTTATCCAGCCGTGCGAAAGACAAAAAGGATGTTGGTAAAGCGACTGTCATTGGTTTGATTAGTACGTTAATCATTTACGTATTAATTAATATTATGTCTATCGGTGCAATGAATCGTGCAGAAGTAGCCGGTTTGGCTAATCCGTCTATGGCATATGTGTTTGAAGAAATGGTAGGTCCATGGGGAGCAACATTCATCAATCTTGGATTAATAGTCTCTGTCCTAGGTGCTTGGTTGGGCTGGACATTGCTGGCATCCGAGATTCCTTACTTAGCAGGTAAGGATAAATTATTCCCTAAATGGTTTGCAAAAGTTAATAAAAATGGGGCTCCGTCTAATTCTTTATGGATTACAAATGGTCTGATTCAAGTGTTCCTATTGACATTCCTTGTATCTGAGCAAGCTTATAACTTTGCATTTTCATTGGCATCTTCAGCTATTTTAATTCCGTATGCATTTACAGCATTCTATCAATTGAAATATTCCTTACAAGATACTGCCGCAGATCGCGTGAAAAACATTATTGTTGGTATTGTGGCAAGTGTATATGGTGTTTGGATGGTTTATGCAGCCGGTATTGGATACTTACTATTAACCATGCTTTTATATGCACCAGGTATCCTGATTTACAGAGCTGTACAGAAAGAAGCGAATATTAAACAAGTATTTACGAAAACAGAATTGGCTATTGCAGCAGCGTTTGTTGTATTTGCCGGTATGGCGATTGTTGGATTGATCAATGGAACTATTTCCATTTAA
- the argF gene encoding ornithine carbamoyltransferase → MIKTRPDLKGRSFLAEKDFTEEEFLHMIDFAAELKEKKKQGIPHRYMEGKNIALLFEKPSTRTRCAFTVACTDLGAHPEYLGKDDIQLGKKESIEDTAKVLGRMFDGIEFRGFEHAKVESLAEHSGVPVWNGLTDLWHPTQTLADFLTVKENVGHLKGVKFVYVGDGRNNVANSLLVGGAKVGMDVRICSPESLFPEASIVELAKELAKESQGRVTITSNVEEAVSGADVIYTDVWVSMGEEDKFAERIALLAPYQVNMDMIKMTGNDNVIFLHCLPAFHDLETSYGRAIHEEHGLAEMEVTDEVFRSKHSKVFDQAENRMHTIKSVMALTLGNIE, encoded by the coding sequence ATGATTAAAACAAGACCAGACCTTAAAGGTAGAAGTTTCTTGGCTGAGAAAGATTTCACTGAAGAAGAATTCTTACACATGATTGATTTTGCTGCTGAGTTAAAGGAAAAGAAAAAACAAGGCATTCCTCACCGTTATATGGAAGGTAAAAATATTGCCTTATTATTTGAAAAACCATCAACTCGTACACGTTGTGCTTTTACGGTAGCTTGTACTGATTTAGGCGCTCATCCTGAGTATCTTGGAAAAGATGATATCCAACTTGGAAAAAAAGAATCTATTGAAGATACTGCTAAAGTTTTAGGCCGTATGTTTGATGGTATCGAATTCCGTGGCTTTGAACATGCAAAAGTGGAATCTTTGGCTGAGCACTCCGGAGTTCCTGTATGGAATGGTCTTACAGATTTATGGCATCCAACTCAAACTTTAGCGGACTTCTTAACAGTGAAAGAAAATGTAGGCCACTTAAAAGGCGTTAAATTCGTATACGTTGGGGATGGCCGTAACAACGTAGCAAACAGCTTACTTGTCGGCGGTGCAAAAGTTGGTATGGATGTACGTATCTGTTCACCGGAATCTTTATTCCCAGAAGCATCTATTGTTGAACTTGCTAAGGAATTAGCAAAAGAGTCCCAAGGCCGTGTAACAATCACATCTAATGTTGAAGAGGCAGTATCCGGCGCTGATGTTATCTACACAGATGTTTGGGTATCAATGGGAGAAGAAGACAAGTTCGCAGAACGTATCGCTTTATTAGCTCCATATCAAGTGAATATGGATATGATCAAAATGACTGGAAATGACAACGTGATCTTCTTACACTGCTTACCGGCATTCCATGACTTAGAAACTTCTTATGGTCGTGCGATTCATGAAGAGCACGGATTAGCTGAAATGGAAGTTACAGATGAAGTCTTCCGCAGCAAGCATTCCAAAGTATTTGATCAAGCTGAAAACAGAATGCATACAATCAAATCTGTAATGGCATTGACATTAGGAAATATTGAATAA
- a CDS encoding acetyl-CoA C-acetyltransferase, whose translation MREAVIVAGARTPVGRAKKGTLANVRPDDLGALVVKETLKRAENYDGPIDDMIFGCAMPEAEQGLNVTRNIGALAGLPYNVPAITINRYCSSGLQSIAYGAERIMLGHSETVISGGVESMSMVPMMGHVVRPNSKLAEAAPEYYMGMGHTAEEVAKKFGITREDQDAFAVRSHQKAAQAIRDGKFEDEIVPVDVTFRQVGSDNKLKERSVQFTTDEGVREGTTTEVLARLRPAFSLTGTVTAGNASQTSDGAAAVLLMDREKAEADGFKPLLKFRSFAVAGVPPELMGIGPVEAIPKALKLAGLSLSDIGLFELNEAFASQSIQVIRQLGLDEERVNVNGGAIALGHPLGCTGAKLTLSLLHEMKRRNEQFGVVTMCIGGGMGAAGVFELLA comes from the coding sequence ATGAGAGAAGCAGTGATTGTAGCCGGAGCCAGAACCCCGGTAGGCAGAGCCAAAAAAGGAACTCTTGCAAATGTTCGACCAGATGATTTAGGTGCATTAGTAGTAAAGGAAACGCTAAAACGAGCAGAAAATTACGATGGACCAATTGATGATATGATCTTTGGATGCGCTATGCCTGAAGCAGAGCAAGGGCTCAATGTGACTCGTAATATCGGTGCCTTGGCAGGTTTACCATACAATGTACCCGCTATAACGATCAATCGTTACTGTTCATCAGGACTGCAATCCATTGCTTATGGAGCAGAGCGAATTATGCTCGGACATTCTGAAACGGTCATTTCCGGTGGGGTTGAATCGATGAGTATGGTTCCGATGATGGGACATGTAGTTCGTCCCAATTCGAAACTGGCAGAAGCAGCTCCTGAATATTATATGGGTATGGGACATACGGCTGAAGAAGTTGCTAAGAAATTTGGGATTACCCGTGAAGACCAGGATGCCTTTGCAGTACGCAGTCACCAAAAAGCAGCACAGGCCATTCGGGATGGGAAATTTGAAGATGAAATCGTTCCTGTTGATGTCACTTTTCGTCAAGTAGGATCAGACAATAAATTAAAAGAGCGCTCCGTTCAATTTACAACAGATGAAGGAGTACGAGAAGGGACAACAACGGAAGTGCTTGCTAGACTGAGGCCTGCATTTTCACTCACAGGAACAGTAACAGCCGGGAATGCTTCACAAACCAGTGATGGAGCAGCAGCGGTATTACTGATGGATCGGGAAAAAGCCGAGGCGGATGGCTTCAAGCCACTTTTAAAATTTCGTTCTTTTGCAGTCGCAGGAGTGCCGCCGGAACTTATGGGAATCGGTCCGGTAGAAGCAATTCCAAAAGCTCTTAAGCTGGCAGGATTAAGTTTATCTGATATTGGATTATTCGAATTGAATGAAGCGTTTGCTTCCCAATCCATTCAGGTAATTCGTCAACTTGGATTGGATGAGGAGAGGGTGAATGTAAATGGCGGTGCCATTGCATTAGGACATCCACTTGGGTGTACTGGAGCTAAATTAACCTTGAGTCTCCTTCACGAGATGAAACGACGAAATGAGCAATTTGGAGTCGTAACGATGTGTATTGGCGGAGGAATGGGCGCGGCTGGAGTATTTGAATTATTAGCATAA
- the arcA gene encoding arginine deiminase, with translation MTNPIHVTSEIGTLKTVMLKRPGKEVENLTPEYLERLLFDDIPYLPIIQEEHDYFANTLRDQGIEVLYLEKLAAESLTNPEVKEEFVSRMLEESNAKVQGTFENLKEYLLSFSNEDMVDKIMSGIRKNELEISKKTHLYELMEDHYPFYTDPMPNLYFTRDPAAAIGNGLTINNMREPARRRESMFMEYIIKHHPRFAGKDVPVWLDRTYHNPIEGGDELVLSPEVVAIGVSARTSAKAIEKFALSILNKQNQFKKVIAIEIPSCRAFMHLDTVFTMVDYNKFTMHPMIQGPGGKMNIYILEKGADEFNVNITHRTDIKETLKEVLNLPELEIILCGDGDEIAAPREQWNDGSNTLAIAPGVVVTYDRNYISNECLRKHGVKVIEIKSSELSRGRGGPRCMSMPLVREDI, from the coding sequence ATGACAAATCCAATTCATGTTACTTCTGAAATCGGCACTTTAAAAACTGTAATGTTAAAGCGTCCCGGAAAAGAAGTAGAAAATCTTACTCCGGAATATCTGGAGAGACTATTGTTTGATGATATTCCTTATTTGCCGATTATTCAGGAAGAGCACGATTATTTTGCTAATACACTAAGAGATCAAGGAATAGAAGTTTTATACCTTGAGAAGCTTGCTGCAGAATCTCTTACAAATCCTGAAGTGAAAGAGGAATTTGTTAGCCGCATGCTTGAAGAAAGCAATGCAAAGGTACAGGGTACATTTGAAAATCTTAAAGAGTATTTATTATCATTTTCAAATGAAGACATGGTTGACAAAATTATGTCCGGTATCCGCAAAAATGAACTGGAGATCAGCAAAAAAACACATTTGTATGAATTGATGGAAGACCATTATCCATTCTATACAGATCCAATGCCAAACCTGTATTTTACGCGGGACCCGGCAGCAGCTATCGGAAACGGTTTAACAATTAATAACATGCGCGAACCTGCAAGACGCAGAGAGTCCATGTTCATGGAATATATTATCAAGCATCATCCACGTTTTGCTGGTAAAGATGTTCCTGTATGGCTTGACCGTACTTATCATAACCCAATTGAGGGGGGAGATGAACTGGTATTAAGCCCAGAAGTAGTCGCAATCGGTGTTTCAGCAAGAACATCTGCTAAAGCAATCGAAAAATTCGCGCTTAGCATCTTGAATAAACAAAATCAATTCAAGAAAGTAATAGCTATTGAAATACCTAGCTGCCGTGCATTCATGCACCTGGATACTGTATTTACAATGGTAGACTACAATAAATTTACAATGCATCCGATGATTCAGGGACCTGGCGGTAAAATGAATATTTACATCCTTGAAAAAGGCGCTGATGAATTTAATGTAAATATCACACACCGTACTGACATTAAAGAGACTTTAAAAGAAGTGCTTAACTTGCCTGAACTTGAAATCATCCTTTGTGGTGACGGAGATGAAATCGCAGCTCCACGTGAACAGTGGAATGATGGTTCCAATACACTGGCGATTGCACCTGGTGTAGTTGTTACATATGACCGTAACTATATCTCAAACGAGTGCTTACGCAAACATGGTGTAAAAGTTATTGAAATCAAAAGCTCTGAATTGTCTCGTGGCCGTGGGGGCCCACGCTGCATGAGCATGCCTCTAGTACGTGAAGACATTTAA
- the arcC gene encoding carbamate kinase, translating into MERKKVVIALGGNAIQSGDASAKAQQLALEKTAEQLATLVENGMDIIISHGNGPQVGNILLQQKAADSEKNPAMPLDTCGAMSQGMIGYWLENAMDKALSKRGIHKDVVGIVTRVVVDENDGAFKNPTKPIGPFYTEEEAMKLIQETGASFKEDAGRGWRRVVPSPKPVSILEHKSINSLVESGKIVISTGGGGIPVMQSDDELIGVEAVIDKDFASEKLAELVDADSLIILTAVDNIYINYNQPNQQKLESISTNEIKALAEEGHFAPGSMLPKVEAAIQFAESRPGRTTIITSLEKALDALKGNAGTIISMQEETVMA; encoded by the coding sequence ATGGAAAGAAAAAAAGTAGTGATAGCTTTAGGCGGTAATGCCATTCAATCCGGAGATGCCAGTGCAAAGGCTCAACAGCTGGCACTAGAAAAGACAGCTGAACAGCTTGCAACGCTTGTTGAAAATGGAATGGATATTATCATTTCGCATGGTAATGGTCCACAAGTAGGAAATATCCTTCTTCAGCAAAAAGCGGCTGATTCAGAGAAAAATCCAGCAATGCCACTTGATACTTGCGGAGCGATGTCACAAGGTATGATTGGATACTGGTTGGAAAATGCCATGGACAAAGCCCTAAGCAAAAGAGGAATTCATAAAGATGTAGTGGGCATTGTAACAAGGGTCGTAGTTGATGAAAACGATGGCGCCTTCAAGAATCCTACAAAACCGATTGGTCCTTTTTATACAGAAGAGGAAGCGATGAAATTGATCCAGGAGACTGGTGCTTCCTTTAAGGAAGATGCAGGCAGAGGTTGGAGAAGAGTCGTTCCTTCACCGAAACCGGTCAGCATCCTGGAGCATAAGAGCATTAATAGTCTTGTGGAAAGTGGAAAAATTGTTATTTCTACAGGAGGCGGCGGTATCCCAGTTATGCAATCTGACGACGAGTTGATTGGTGTTGAGGCAGTAATCGACAAGGATTTTGCTTCTGAGAAGTTAGCAGAATTAGTGGATGCAGACTCATTAATTATTTTGACTGCTGTAGACAATATCTACATAAACTACAATCAGCCTAATCAGCAAAAACTGGAATCTATTTCAACCAATGAAATAAAGGCATTGGCTGAAGAAGGTCACTTTGCACCGGGCAGTATGCTTCCTAAAGTAGAAGCTGCTATTCAATTTGCAGAATCAAGACCTGGCCGTACTACTATTATTACATCTCTCGAAAAAGCATTAGATGCATTGAAAGGAAATGCGGGAACGATTATATCTATGCAGGAAGAGACAGTAATGGCATAA
- a CDS encoding YuzL family protein, which translates to MAKLKKNPSKEGVSAASVKGNAGPHHEKHYNKVNSQNNQFKK; encoded by the coding sequence ATGGCGAAGCTTAAAAAGAATCCAAGCAAAGAAGGAGTCAGTGCGGCAAGTGTAAAAGGCAATGCTGGTCCGCACCATGAAAAACATTATAATAAGGTAAACAGCCAAAATAACCAGTTTAAAAAATAG
- a CDS encoding acyl-CoA dehydrogenase family protein, with product MANQTEEVLKGGAFLIEDIEAENMFTPEDYTDEHKMIAKTTEDYLVNEVLPQVEYLEDHEFDRSVKLLKQAGELGLLGADVPEEYGGLGLDKVSSALISERLSRAGGFSISHGAHVGIGSLPIVLFGNEEQKQKYLPLLATGEKLAAYALTEPSSGSDALGAKTTAKLNEAGTHYVLNGEKQWITNAGFADVFVVYAKIDGDKFSAFIVEREYPGVSTGPEEKKMGIKSSSTRTLILEDAEVPVENLLGEAGRGHVIAFNILNIGRYKLGVGAVGASKRGFELAATYANQRQQFKTPISSFNLTKEKLSTMASKIYAAESSVYRTVGLFEERMSRLSDEEVKDGKEVAKSIAEYAIECSLNKFFASEVLDYVVDEAVQLHGGYGFMAEYEIERMYRDSRINRIFEGTNEINRLLVPGTFLKKALKGELPLLQKAQELSEGLMMLMPEEPGTEPLDQEKHLVKNAKKIGIMIAGLAAQKYGTELEKEQEILVNIADIASFVYAMESVVLRTEKAIKKDGLEKNKQKLLYTQIFCQEAFGEIEKHAKETLVATETGDTLRMMTSALRKFTRFTPINVIALKREASEKLVDAERYTV from the coding sequence ATGGCTAATCAAACAGAAGAAGTGTTAAAAGGCGGAGCGTTTTTAATTGAGGATATTGAAGCAGAGAATATGTTTACACCTGAGGACTATACAGATGAGCATAAAATGATTGCAAAAACGACTGAGGATTATTTAGTAAATGAAGTATTGCCTCAGGTGGAATATTTAGAGGATCATGAGTTTGACCGTTCTGTAAAACTATTGAAACAAGCTGGAGAACTGGGTCTATTGGGCGCAGATGTACCGGAGGAATACGGTGGATTAGGCTTGGATAAAGTTAGTTCCGCCCTTATTTCAGAAAGACTATCCCGTGCAGGAGGCTTCTCTATTTCTCATGGAGCACATGTTGGTATTGGTTCCTTGCCAATCGTTTTGTTTGGTAACGAAGAACAAAAACAAAAGTACCTTCCATTATTGGCTACCGGGGAAAAGCTAGCAGCCTATGCCTTAACAGAACCAAGCTCAGGCTCTGATGCACTTGGCGCAAAGACAACAGCAAAATTGAATGAAGCAGGAACTCACTATGTCTTAAATGGTGAAAAACAATGGATTACAAATGCAGGCTTTGCTGATGTATTTGTCGTATATGCAAAAATCGACGGTGACAAATTCTCTGCATTTATCGTAGAAAGAGAGTATCCAGGTGTGTCTACTGGACCGGAAGAAAAGAAAATGGGGATTAAGAGCTCTTCAACTAGAACATTAATTCTTGAGGATGCAGAAGTACCTGTTGAGAACCTATTGGGAGAAGCAGGAAGAGGTCATGTAATTGCCTTTAACATTTTGAATATCGGTCGTTATAAATTGGGAGTAGGAGCTGTTGGTGCTTCCAAACGAGGATTTGAATTAGCTGCTACGTATGCTAATCAACGCCAACAGTTTAAAACACCAATCTCTTCATTTAATTTAACAAAAGAAAAGCTCTCTACAATGGCTTCCAAAATATACGCAGCTGAAAGTTCCGTCTATAGGACAGTTGGTTTATTCGAGGAAAGAATGAGCCGCCTAAGTGATGAAGAAGTAAAAGATGGGAAAGAAGTAGCAAAATCAATTGCTGAATATGCAATCGAATGCTCCTTAAATAAGTTCTTTGCTTCCGAGGTTTTAGATTATGTTGTGGATGAAGCGGTTCAGCTTCATGGAGGCTATGGATTTATGGCTGAGTATGAAATTGAAAGAATGTACCGTGATTCTCGTATTAACCGTATATTTGAAGGAACAAACGAAATTAACCGTCTGCTTGTACCAGGTACATTCCTGAAAAAAGCTTTAAAAGGTGAATTGCCGTTATTACAAAAAGCACAGGAACTTTCTGAAGGACTCATGATGCTAATGCCTGAAGAGCCAGGTACAGAGCCACTTGATCAAGAAAAACATCTTGTGAAAAATGCTAAGAAAATTGGTATTATGATTGCAGGATTGGCTGCGCAAAAATATGGTACTGAGCTGGAAAAAGAACAAGAAATTCTTGTTAATATTGCGGATATTGCTTCTTTCGTTTATGCGATGGAATCAGTTGTTCTTCGTACAGAAAAAGCAATCAAAAAAGATGGCTTAGAAAAGAACAAACAAAAACTTCTTTATACTCAAATCTTCTGCCAGGAAGCATTTGGCGAAATCGAGAAGCATGCTAAAGAAACATTAGTGGCAACAGAAACTGGTGATACATTACGTATGATGACATCAGCTTTACGTAAATTCACACGTTTCACACCAATCAATGTAATCGCACTTAAACGTGAAGCTTCAGAAAAGTTAGTTGATGCTGAGCGTTACACTGTTTAA
- a CDS encoding 3-hydroxyacyl-CoA dehydrogenase NAD-binding domain-containing protein encodes MGSGIAAHLANIGIPVKLLDIVPRELTADEGKKGLTLEDKQVRNRLAQMSIQKLLKQKPAPLTSKKNLSLIEPGNFEDDLSKINDCDWIIEVVVERLDIKQSVFSQIDEYRKPGSIISSNTSGISIEAMAEGRSEDFRKHFLGTHFFNPPRYLKLLEIIPTEATSPEIVKAMKQFGEDVLGKGVVIAKDTPNFIGNRIGTYGLLVTVREMMERGYSVGEVDSVTGPLIGRPKSATFRTLDVVGLDTFAHVAKNVYDNVDNEEEKSVFEVPEFMKKMLDNGWLGSKSGQGFFLKKGKEILELDPSTLEYVERKKLKAPSLDMVKQEKGAARKLKALIYAKDRVGELLWNVISPTLLYSAELLGDIADDIVAIDQAMKWGFGWQLGPFETWDAIGLEKSVARMQEEGRNIPEWITQMIENGNTTFYKEGDNGTLYYANGEYQEVEVNEKIINLKLIKKQKGVIKKNSGASLIDIGDGVALLEFHSPNNAIGFDIIQMINYAIEEVDKNYKGLVIGNQGKNFCVGANLAMILMEVQDDNIFDVEMITRQFQQAMMNIKYSNKPVVAAPFNMTLGGGAEICLPAAKIQASSESYIGLVETGVGLLPGGGGNKELYIKHLDSLPNGIDFDITKVAIKVFETIATAQVSTSADEARENNFLNSNDGISFNPDHQLYDAKQAVIALHDTGYKPPVRKKIPVSGEPGYAALLLGAQSMLYSGYISEHDLKIAQKIAYVLAGGKVPYGTEVDEQYLLDLEREAFISLVQEGKTQQRMQHMLVKGKPLRN; translated from the coding sequence ATGGGTTCAGGGATTGCAGCACATTTAGCCAACATTGGAATTCCGGTTAAGCTATTGGATATTGTTCCAAGAGAACTTACCGCGGATGAGGGAAAAAAGGGGCTAACTCTTGAAGACAAGCAAGTCCGTAATCGATTGGCTCAAATGTCCATTCAAAAACTACTTAAACAAAAACCTGCACCGTTAACCTCCAAGAAAAATTTATCTTTAATTGAGCCAGGAAACTTTGAAGACGACTTGTCAAAAATTAATGATTGCGACTGGATTATTGAGGTCGTTGTTGAAAGACTTGATATTAAACAAAGTGTGTTTTCACAAATTGACGAATATAGAAAGCCGGGCAGTATTATTAGTTCAAATACATCCGGAATTTCCATTGAGGCAATGGCGGAAGGGCGTTCAGAAGATTTCCGCAAACATTTCCTTGGCACTCATTTCTTTAATCCACCTAGATATTTAAAGCTTTTGGAAATTATCCCGACAGAAGCAACATCGCCTGAAATAGTTAAAGCGATGAAACAATTTGGAGAAGATGTTTTAGGAAAAGGGGTTGTAATTGCTAAAGATACCCCGAATTTTATCGGTAATCGCATTGGGACTTACGGTTTATTGGTAACTGTTCGTGAAATGATGGAGCGCGGCTACAGTGTCGGGGAAGTAGATTCTGTAACTGGTCCTTTAATTGGCCGTCCAAAGAGTGCAACCTTCCGTACGCTGGATGTAGTGGGACTGGATACATTCGCGCATGTAGCTAAAAATGTTTATGACAATGTAGATAATGAGGAAGAAAAATCTGTATTTGAAGTACCTGAATTTATGAAAAAGATGCTTGATAACGGCTGGTTGGGAAGTAAGTCAGGGCAGGGATTCTTCCTGAAAAAAGGGAAAGAAATACTGGAGCTTGACCCATCCACTTTGGAATATGTAGAGCGTAAAAAGCTAAAAGCACCTTCGCTTGATATGGTAAAGCAGGAGAAAGGCGCCGCGAGAAAATTGAAAGCGCTTATTTATGCGAAAGATCGTGTCGGTGAATTGCTATGGAATGTAATCAGCCCTACTTTACTCTATTCAGCAGAACTACTTGGCGACATTGCCGATGATATTGTTGCAATCGATCAGGCCATGAAATGGGGATTCGGTTGGCAGCTTGGACCATTTGAAACCTGGGATGCAATTGGCCTAGAGAAATCCGTTGCCAGGATGCAGGAGGAAGGACGCAATATTCCTGAATGGATCACACAAATGATTGAAAACGGTAACACAACCTTCTATAAAGAAGGGGATAACGGAACCCTTTATTATGCAAATGGTGAATATCAAGAGGTTGAAGTAAACGAAAAAATCATAAATCTGAAGTTGATTAAGAAACAAAAAGGGGTCATTAAGAAAAATAGCGGTGCGAGCCTGATTGATATTGGTGATGGTGTGGCTTTGCTAGAATTCCATTCTCCGAATAATGCGATTGGCTTTGATATTATTCAAATGATCAATTATGCAATTGAAGAAGTGGATAAAAACTACAAAGGATTAGTTATCGGAAACCAGGGCAAAAACTTCTGCGTTGGAGCCAACCTGGCCATGATTTTAATGGAAGTACAGGACGACAATATATTTGATGTAGAAATGATTACACGTCAATTCCAGCAAGCAATGATGAATATTAAATACAGCAATAAACCGGTTGTCGCTGCGCCATTTAATATGACGCTTGGCGGAGGAGCTGAAATTTGCTTGCCAGCCGCAAAAATCCAGGCATCATCTGAGTCATATATAGGATTGGTTGAGACGGGTGTCGGTTTGTTGCCTGGCGGAGGCGGAAATAAAGAGCTGTATATTAAACATCTGGATAGCTTACCGAATGGTATTGATTTCGATATTACTAAAGTTGCTATTAAAGTGTTTGAAACGATTGCTACTGCCCAAGTATCTACTTCCGCTGATGAAGCAAGAGAGAATAACTTCCTGAATAGTAACGATGGAATCAGCTTTAATCCGGATCATCAGTTATACGATGCGAAACAGGCTGTTATTGCTTTACATGATACTGGTTATAAGCCACCGGTGCGCAAAAAAATTCCGGTATCAGGAGAACCTGGTTATGCGGCTCTGTTACTAGGAGCGCAATCCATGCTGTATTCAGGCTATATTTCAGAGCATGATTTGAAGATTGCCCAAAAAATTGCCTATGTTTTAGCTGGCGGTAAAGTGCCTTATGGAACAGAAGTAGATGAACAGTATTTACTTGATTTAGAAAGAGAAGCATTTATCAGCCTTGTCCAAGAAGGAAAAACACAGCAGCGCATGCAACATATGCTTGTTAAAGGAAAACCATTACGCAATTAA